The following are encoded in a window of Leptospira selangorensis genomic DNA:
- a CDS encoding retropepsin-like aspartic protease: MLFLPNCTFKKRTILSRIVLGAFFFYVAGCTTFDFRNLFSGYIRYEKEAGGIWIRLPLKEVDHLPVIYLSLDKDREPLRFLIDTGAFVSFLSEDHVPENSPKRVLSASFPGGSVQSVRRTFKNDLFIGGIRPFESVEFYSHVFPKELRVDGILGMNAFLGSVVVLDLPDRISLWRSSTSSPAPGFLEENLFPLFLKSGQPSAVLLRPPGTRKESWILDTGAEYSVLDWDTIKSDHLTEYVEGKEATVFNFGGGRLQAKIRTLRPFCPVFVKNDSEGIGFCTPELEVFPGGIPPDALHSDHRRGIVGILGRNWMENYRILLDTKRSLIGIVGKESVSGNE; encoded by the coding sequence ATGCTTTTTCTTCCGAATTGTACATTCAAAAAAAGAACTATTCTTTCCAGGATTGTCCTTGGGGCCTTCTTCTTTTATGTAGCAGGATGTACTACTTTCGATTTTCGGAATTTATTCTCCGGTTATATCCGCTACGAAAAAGAGGCAGGGGGAATTTGGATCAGACTTCCGCTCAAAGAAGTGGATCATCTTCCCGTAATTTATCTCTCCTTGGACAAAGACAGAGAACCTCTTAGATTTTTGATCGATACAGGTGCGTTCGTTTCCTTCCTTTCCGAAGACCATGTACCTGAAAATTCTCCTAAAAGAGTTTTGAGTGCAAGTTTTCCCGGCGGTTCTGTCCAGTCGGTCAGAAGAACGTTCAAAAACGATCTGTTCATTGGAGGGATCCGTCCTTTTGAATCCGTGGAATTTTATTCTCATGTATTCCCTAAAGAATTAAGAGTGGATGGGATTTTAGGAATGAATGCGTTCCTTGGTTCAGTTGTAGTTCTTGATTTACCTGATAGAATTTCTCTTTGGAGATCTTCTACTTCCAGTCCTGCTCCCGGTTTTTTGGAAGAAAATTTATTTCCACTATTTTTGAAGTCGGGCCAACCATCAGCGGTACTTCTTCGTCCGCCTGGAACCAGAAAAGAATCTTGGATCTTGGATACCGGGGCCGAATACAGCGTTTTAGACTGGGACACAATCAAATCGGATCATCTCACGGAATATGTAGAAGGTAAAGAAGCCACAGTATTCAATTTCGGTGGGGGCAGACTCCAGGCAAAGATCAGAACACTTCGGCCTTTTTGTCCTGTTTTTGTGAAAAACGATTCTGAAGGGATAGGCTTCTGCACACCGGAATTGGAGGTCTTTCCTGGAGGAATTCCCCCTGATGCTTTACATTCCGACCATAGGCGAGGGATCGTCGGGATCCTGGGCCGGAATTGGATGGAAAACTATCGAATTCTTTTGGACACAAAAAGGAGTCTTATTGGTATAGTAGGAAAGGAATCGGTCTCTGGAAATGAGTAA
- a CDS encoding sensor domain-containing diguanylate cyclase has translation MIGKDNDPLMIEYYEKKIYDQKQLLEISKALNSTLDYKYLIDAILNICLAQLQTLSAAIFLAPEADSNYFELEPSFKGFDLAEDDAGFKIKTDAPLVTFLETKLKAMTPDQVEESMGLSPELEFLRRIGGDLIIPLNAKGKVNGLLLLGEKITMGEWMEEDRDFLTTLSTLAGIAVENSRLYELATVDMMTGLKVHHYFQTKLKEEMERCRKKRTNLALLFTDVDNFKKFNDTHGHQAGDQVLIEVAARLIQCAGKHDIAARYGGEEFCLVMPGADLKRGFEMGERLRKAVEAASIPNPNGGPDFQVTLSIGVSEFWTSDRNNKDLIERADKALYEAKHSGKNRTISFQIPVQN, from the coding sequence TTGATCGGAAAAGACAATGATCCATTGATGATCGAATATTATGAGAAGAAGATCTATGATCAGAAACAACTTCTCGAGATCAGTAAGGCTCTTAATTCCACACTGGATTATAAGTATCTAATTGATGCTATTTTAAATATTTGTTTAGCTCAACTTCAAACTTTGAGCGCGGCTATCTTTTTAGCACCGGAAGCTGACTCTAATTATTTTGAATTGGAGCCAAGCTTTAAAGGATTCGATCTCGCAGAAGATGATGCAGGATTCAAGATCAAAACAGATGCACCTTTAGTTACTTTTTTAGAGACCAAACTTAAGGCAATGACTCCTGATCAAGTCGAAGAGTCCATGGGCTTAAGTCCTGAGCTGGAATTTTTAAGAAGAATCGGCGGAGACCTAATCATTCCTTTGAACGCAAAAGGAAAAGTGAACGGACTTCTTCTCTTGGGTGAAAAAATCACCATGGGAGAATGGATGGAAGAGGACAGAGACTTCCTCACAACACTTTCCACTCTTGCAGGAATTGCAGTAGAGAACTCCCGTCTATACGAACTTGCTACCGTAGATATGATGACCGGTTTGAAAGTACATCATTACTTCCAGACTAAACTGAAAGAAGAGATGGAACGTTGCCGTAAAAAGAGAACGAATCTTGCTCTTCTATTTACCGATGTGGACAATTTCAAAAAGTTCAATGATACTCATGGACACCAAGCAGGGGACCAGGTATTGATTGAAGTTGCTGCAAGACTGATCCAATGCGCGGGCAAACATGATATTGCCGCCAGATATGGTGGAGAAGAATTCTGTTTAGTCATGCCTGGAGCGGACTTAAAGCGTGGTTTTGAAATGGGAGAACGTTTGAGAAAAGCGGTAGAAGCTGCTTCTATCCCGAATCCGAACGGAGGCCCCGATTTCCAAGTCACTCTTTCTATAGGAGTTTCCGAGTTTTGGACAAGCGACCGGAACAATAAGGACTTGATAGAAAGGGCGGATAAGGCGCTTTACGAGGCAAAACACTCCGGTAAAAACAGGACCATTTCCTTTCAAATCCCGGTCCAGAACTAG
- a CDS encoding pseudouridine synthase, producing MKEKKSLSNSSTQEGLKTKIGKEEAGTRLDVFLASRFTYQSRSNWRKILEEGKILVQGKVAKPSYTIKEGDEILYLPGESFEPPVQTDFQILFEDSHYIAVEKPGDIPIHSAGRYRKNNLTDLLEEDPRFEKMYTIHRLDRETSGVVVFGKNSEAASKLSELFSKRKVNKTYISYVWGNFPASVRAKGFLISDPSSLIRKKRKFVFENSFRKLETPEEDSETCETNFRKIGEGTFQGIPFSKVYCFPKTGRLHQIRATLYSLGFPLLGDKIYGKDEETFLEFIEGKDPDLIARLGMNRQALHSSSLKFVHPFTGIKTKIRSNLPKDFPE from the coding sequence TTGAAGGAGAAGAAGAGTCTGTCTAATTCTTCTACACAGGAAGGCCTCAAAACAAAGATCGGAAAAGAAGAGGCGGGCACTAGGCTTGATGTATTTCTTGCTTCCAGATTTACTTATCAATCCAGATCCAATTGGAGAAAAATATTAGAAGAAGGTAAAATACTCGTCCAAGGAAAAGTTGCAAAACCTTCTTATACAATCAAAGAAGGGGATGAGATACTTTATCTTCCCGGAGAAAGTTTCGAACCTCCCGTTCAAACCGATTTCCAAATTTTATTCGAAGACTCCCATTATATCGCTGTAGAAAAACCGGGAGATATTCCAATACATAGTGCAGGAAGATATAGAAAGAATAATCTCACCGACTTATTAGAAGAAGATCCTCGTTTCGAAAAAATGTATACCATCCATAGATTGGATAGAGAAACTTCGGGAGTTGTGGTTTTTGGGAAAAATTCGGAAGCTGCTTCTAAATTGTCCGAATTATTCTCCAAAAGAAAGGTAAACAAAACGTATATTTCTTATGTTTGGGGAAATTTTCCAGCATCCGTTAGAGCAAAAGGGTTCTTGATATCTGACCCTTCTTCTTTGATCCGTAAAAAAAGAAAATTTGTCTTTGAAAATTCTTTTCGAAAATTAGAAACTCCGGAAGAAGATTCGGAAACCTGCGAAACCAATTTTAGGAAAATCGGAGAAGGAACGTTTCAGGGGATACCCTTTTCTAAAGTGTATTGTTTTCCTAAAACGGGAAGACTCCATCAAATCAGGGCTACGTTATATTCCTTAGGATTTCCTTTACTCGGAGATAAAATTTACGGCAAGGATGAGGAAACATTTCTGGAATTTATAGAAGGAAAAGATCCGGACTTGATTGCCAGACTTGGAATGAACAGGCAGGCCTTACATTCCAGTTCTTTAAAGTTCGTTCATCCATTTACCGGAATAAAAACTAAGATCCGATCTAATTTACCAAAGGATTTTCCGGAATGA
- the nhaC gene encoding Na+/H+ antiporter NhaC, whose amino-acid sequence MNEKPGFWISLFPLGFLILSLSTAGYLFGSGIAEGPAQILLFSAGAISAGISRLRGISWEKIEDTILDSLRNVLQPILILLLIGALIGIWIRSGIVPALIVWGLELLKPEIFLPSALILSSVVSLATGSSWSTAGTIGVALIGVGAGLGKPLGMVAGAVVSGAYFGDKLSPFSETTNLASSITGVSLLSHIRNMARTTLPAFGICLLAFGFLGWGGSQGETETATGPVISALKAEFQISWVLLLPPLLTFFLIYFRVSAIPSIFIGILSGGVCFLITQSNIYANSLNFQDAASAAFKNLVSAASEGTKVKTGHTVVDGLLSRGGMSSMLSTVWLIISAMFYAGIMEGGGMTQVLAEKVLNWAKARGSLFAATVFTCMGTNLFCADQYLAIVVPGKMFKEAYSRKGLDPRNLSRCLEDSGTMTSALVPWNSCGSFMATALGVPTHVYLPYAFLNLLSPLFSLITGWTGWGLAGKDPELKKELS is encoded by the coding sequence ATGAACGAAAAACCAGGATTTTGGATCTCCTTATTTCCACTTGGATTTTTGATCCTCTCTTTGAGTACTGCGGGATATTTATTCGGAAGTGGAATCGCAGAAGGACCTGCTCAAATTTTATTATTCAGTGCAGGTGCAATTTCCGCAGGGATTTCCAGGCTTAGAGGAATTTCTTGGGAGAAGATAGAAGACACAATTTTAGATTCTCTTCGAAATGTTTTGCAGCCTATACTCATTTTACTTTTAATAGGCGCATTGATAGGAATTTGGATCCGTTCCGGGATCGTTCCGGCACTCATAGTATGGGGGCTGGAATTATTAAAGCCTGAGATCTTCTTGCCTTCAGCACTTATCTTATCCTCGGTAGTTTCTTTGGCCACCGGAAGTTCTTGGTCCACTGCGGGAACTATAGGTGTCGCATTGATCGGAGTGGGGGCCGGGCTTGGAAAACCATTAGGAATGGTAGCAGGAGCCGTAGTCTCAGGAGCTTATTTCGGGGATAAACTTTCTCCTTTTTCGGAAACTACAAATCTTGCATCTTCCATCACCGGGGTTTCGCTTTTATCACATATACGTAATATGGCTAGGACTACTTTGCCCGCATTCGGGATTTGTCTTTTGGCATTCGGGTTTTTGGGTTGGGGTGGAAGCCAAGGTGAAACAGAAACTGCAACCGGACCCGTGATCTCCGCTTTAAAAGCTGAATTCCAAATTTCTTGGGTTCTGCTACTTCCGCCACTCCTTACATTCTTTCTCATCTATTTTAGGGTGTCTGCGATTCCTTCTATCTTTATCGGGATCTTGAGCGGAGGAGTTTGTTTTCTTATAACCCAATCCAATATATATGCAAATTCTTTAAACTTCCAGGATGCTGCTTCTGCCGCTTTTAAAAATTTAGTCTCGGCTGCATCCGAAGGCACAAAGGTCAAGACTGGACATACGGTTGTAGATGGATTATTATCCAGAGGTGGAATGTCTTCTATGCTTTCCACAGTTTGGCTGATTATCTCCGCTATGTTTTATGCAGGAATTATGGAAGGAGGTGGAATGACCCAAGTTTTAGCGGAGAAGGTTTTAAATTGGGCTAAGGCAAGAGGATCCTTATTCGCTGCTACAGTATTCACCTGTATGGGGACCAATTTATTCTGTGCAGACCAATATCTTGCAATTGTGGTCCCAGGAAAAATGTTCAAAGAGGCCTATTCCAGAAAAGGACTAGATCCTAGAAATCTTTCCAGATGTTTGGAGGATTCCGGAACAATGACTTCTGCATTAGTGCCTTGGAATTCTTGTGGTTCCTTTATGGCTACAGCATTAGGAGTTCCTACACATGTATATCTTCCTTACGCATTCTTAAATTTACTTTCTCCTTTGTTTTCCTTAATCACCGGATGGACGGGTTGGGGCCTGGCAGGAAAAGATCCTGAACTTAAAAAAGAATTATCCTGA
- the proC gene encoding pyrroline-5-carboxylate reductase, with product MKYNKIGIIGCGNMGGAILRSLQSRKIDVIGFDPYLDPKKAEGMVLESDWSNFQKKTDLIILAVKPAEVSKTLRSLEAPKAILSVAAGIDTKILSSSAPAGSKVVRIMPNLPILVGKGALGYYGDKELYETLKEIFSPISYCLELSKEELVDAVTGLSGSGPAYVLRFIQSLAEGGVASGLTYSQALELSIQTVIGGAELLAKELEKNPDTHPEVLKNKVTSPGGTTIAGLEELEKNKFPFAIISAVKRATERSKELGN from the coding sequence ATGAAATATAATAAGATCGGTATCATAGGCTGCGGGAATATGGGAGGAGCGATTTTACGTTCTCTCCAATCTAGAAAAATAGATGTGATCGGTTTTGATCCTTATCTAGATCCTAAAAAAGCGGAAGGAATGGTTTTAGAATCGGATTGGTCCAATTTCCAAAAGAAAACCGACCTAATTATCTTAGCAGTTAAACCTGCGGAGGTTTCTAAAACTCTTAGATCCTTAGAGGCCCCTAAAGCAATTCTATCTGTAGCGGCAGGTATCGATACTAAGATACTTTCTTCTTCCGCTCCTGCCGGATCCAAGGTGGTCCGTATCATGCCGAATCTTCCCATTCTTGTAGGAAAAGGCGCTTTGGGCTATTACGGAGATAAGGAATTATATGAAACCCTGAAAGAGATATTCTCACCTATCTCTTATTGTTTGGAACTTTCTAAAGAAGAACTAGTGGATGCAGTGACTGGACTCTCCGGTTCCGGTCCTGCCTATGTACTTAGGTTTATACAAAGTTTGGCAGAAGGTGGAGTTGCCTCCGGTTTGACATATTCTCAAGCATTGGAGCTCTCCATACAAACCGTGATAGGTGGCGCCGAATTACTTGCAAAAGAATTGGAAAAGAATCCTGATACTCATCCGGAAGTTTTGAAAAACAAAGTAACTTCTCCAGGCGGAACAACTATCGCAGGTTTAGAAGAGTTGGAGAAGAATAAGTTCCCGTTTGCTATTATCTCCGCAGTGAAAAGAGCGACAGAACGTTCTAAAGAGTTAGGAAACTAA
- the mnmA gene encoding tRNA 2-thiouridine(34) synthase MnmA → MSKGKIIVAMSGGVDSAVTAGLLMEEGYEVIGVNLRTWEYEAPACDTTKKSCCSPEDIRDARDVGLSLNIPFYVIKMEKLFQEKVIDRFVNDYKEGKTPNPCVECNTFVKFGALFEKAQALGIDKIATGHYANIVEIDGRYAVSNAQDMNKNQAYYLYGLSQENLKNTVFPLGGMTKPEVREIARRMGLPVAEKAESQEICFIPENDYRKFLAKKNINFTPGVFKLQDGQIIGEHSGKENFTIGQRKGLGIAWKAPLYVISIQDDGTVVLAEERQTFVRSFIVEDLNLQAWAPVLETESSECRVQVRYRSRPIRAKVVRNENFIEVFPLEEVKGVAPGQSAVFYPNDSDYLLAGGIIRKGSVTTYEKSDLTILENSELGVSVLP, encoded by the coding sequence ATGAGTAAGGGTAAGATCATTGTAGCGATGAGTGGAGGGGTGGACAGTGCTGTCACTGCAGGCCTACTCATGGAAGAAGGTTACGAAGTGATCGGGGTCAACCTACGCACCTGGGAATATGAGGCACCTGCCTGCGATACCACTAAAAAATCCTGTTGTTCTCCCGAAGATATAAGGGACGCGAGAGATGTTGGTCTCTCTTTAAATATCCCTTTTTATGTGATCAAGATGGAGAAACTTTTCCAAGAGAAGGTCATAGACAGATTCGTAAATGATTACAAGGAAGGCAAAACCCCGAATCCTTGTGTGGAATGTAATACTTTCGTGAAGTTCGGTGCCTTATTCGAAAAGGCGCAAGCATTAGGAATTGATAAAATAGCTACCGGACATTATGCGAATATCGTAGAGATAGACGGAAGATATGCAGTGTCCAATGCTCAGGACATGAATAAGAACCAGGCATATTATCTGTATGGCCTGTCCCAAGAGAATCTTAAAAATACAGTTTTTCCTTTGGGTGGAATGACCAAACCTGAAGTGCGTGAGATCGCAAGGAGAATGGGACTTCCAGTCGCTGAAAAAGCGGAATCCCAAGAGATTTGTTTTATTCCTGAAAACGATTATAGAAAGTTTTTAGCTAAGAAAAATATTAATTTCACTCCTGGCGTTTTCAAATTACAAGACGGACAAATAATTGGAGAACATTCCGGAAAGGAAAACTTCACTATAGGACAAAGAAAAGGCCTAGGCATTGCTTGGAAGGCACCTTTATATGTGATCTCTATCCAAGACGACGGAACGGTTGTTTTGGCAGAAGAGAGACAAACCTTTGTAAGATCTTTTATCGTTGAAGATTTGAACCTGCAAGCTTGGGCTCCTGTTTTAGAAACGGAAAGTTCGGAATGTAGGGTGCAAGTCAGATATCGTTCCCGTCCTATCAGAGCAAAAGTAGTACGTAACGAAAACTTTATAGAAGTATTTCCTTTAGAAGAAGTAAAAGGTGTGGCTCCAGGTCAATCCGCAGTTTTCTATCCGAATGATTCGGATTATTTGCTCGCAGGTGGGATCATCCGAAAAGGAAGTGTGACTACCTACGAAAAATCGGATCTTACTATCTTAGAAAATTCGGAACTAGGAGTAAGCGTTCTTCCGTGA
- a CDS encoding alpha-hydroxy-acid oxidizing protein — MSKKIAGKTILIIGGGLLQVPIIQTAKTMLLRTVVADMNPEAPGLKICDLPLIMSTKDIEGMVREAKKLSATTKIDGVITAGTDASMTVAAVANALDLPGIRFVDAEAASNKVKMRERLKKAGVPIPGFAPVWSIQDTRDALEFLQFPLVMKPADNMGARGVVKVNNREELQAAFKHAKKYSPTGEMILEEYMPGPEVSVDALAWDGKYMITGLADRIIEREPYFIEMGHNMPSALSPEIQKEIEDVMFRGMQALGIRRGAGKGDIKVTPTGVKVGEIAARLSGGFMSAFTFPLSSGINLNRAAILIALGEEPDNLEPLFHRVSIERALLAPKGKLLAIDGLEEAKKIEGVTDIYLLHKVGDIIPEPTNNIEKTGHVIISAENLSQAESVFSKVLDTIKFTCDELYSISEKEIAANARSRFGKEICWVCKVCDGTDCASGVPGMGGVGRMLSFQDNIKALEEYSILPRYIRDNVQASTESQFLGQKLSTSFMCAPMTGAITNMSGAMDEYTLAAVLLEGCLASGSLAWLGDGASPEKYLIILEALKKVEGKGILICKPREDEGLIKERFQEAEAQGVLALGMDIDAVNFKTLVQKKIPSVTRGVDALSKIRSYTKLPFILKGVMSPEDAILAKEAGADAIVVSNHGGRVLDDMPGTARVLPMIREALGPDFPISVDGGVRSGADVFKMHALGANNVLVGRPMAISAVGGGVAGVRFLVGQYTEGLAQAMNTVGVSRISEIRKEFIFRKKEETPS; from the coding sequence GTGAGTAAAAAAATCGCAGGTAAGACGATCCTAATCATTGGCGGAGGACTTTTACAGGTCCCAATCATCCAGACGGCAAAAACGATGCTTCTTAGGACAGTGGTGGCGGATATGAATCCGGAAGCACCTGGCCTGAAAATTTGTGATCTTCCTTTGATCATGTCCACAAAGGACATAGAAGGAATGGTGAGAGAAGCCAAAAAATTATCCGCAACTACTAAGATAGACGGAGTTATCACCGCAGGAACGGATGCGAGTATGACTGTGGCCGCGGTAGCTAACGCGTTGGATCTTCCTGGTATTCGTTTTGTGGATGCGGAAGCTGCTTCCAATAAAGTAAAGATGAGAGAACGCCTGAAAAAAGCAGGAGTTCCTATTCCCGGATTTGCTCCTGTATGGAGTATCCAAGATACACGTGACGCGTTGGAATTCCTACAATTTCCTTTGGTGATGAAACCTGCGGATAATATGGGTGCCCGTGGAGTTGTAAAAGTAAATAATAGAGAAGAGTTACAGGCAGCATTCAAACACGCCAAAAAATATTCTCCCACAGGTGAGATGATCCTAGAAGAATATATGCCTGGTCCCGAAGTTTCCGTGGATGCGCTTGCATGGGACGGAAAATATATGATCACAGGTCTTGCTGACCGTATCATAGAAAGAGAACCTTATTTTATAGAGATGGGCCATAATATGCCTTCTGCTCTTTCTCCTGAGATCCAAAAAGAAATAGAAGATGTAATGTTCAGAGGAATGCAAGCTCTTGGGATCAGAAGAGGTGCGGGTAAAGGTGATATCAAAGTAACACCTACCGGTGTCAAAGTAGGAGAGATCGCTGCCAGACTTTCCGGTGGATTCATGTCTGCTTTTACTTTTCCATTATCGAGCGGCATCAATTTGAATAGAGCCGCTATCTTAATCGCGCTTGGAGAAGAGCCGGATAATTTAGAGCCATTATTTCATAGAGTATCCATAGAAAGAGCCTTACTTGCACCTAAAGGGAAACTTCTTGCGATCGACGGATTGGAAGAAGCTAAGAAGATAGAAGGTGTAACTGATATTTATCTATTACATAAAGTGGGAGATATTATCCCCGAGCCCACGAATAATATTGAAAAAACTGGGCATGTGATCATCTCTGCGGAAAATTTAAGCCAAGCAGAGAGTGTATTCTCCAAAGTATTAGATACGATTAAATTTACCTGTGATGAATTATATTCTATTTCCGAGAAAGAGATTGCGGCCAATGCAAGGTCTCGCTTTGGAAAAGAGATCTGTTGGGTCTGCAAGGTTTGCGACGGAACAGACTGTGCCTCTGGAGTTCCAGGCATGGGCGGTGTTGGAAGAATGCTTAGCTTCCAGGACAATATAAAGGCGTTAGAAGAATATTCTATTCTACCCAGATATATCCGAGACAATGTCCAAGCAAGCACTGAAAGCCAATTTTTAGGACAAAAATTATCCACTTCTTTCATGTGTGCGCCTATGACAGGAGCAATCACTAATATGAGCGGAGCCATGGATGAATATACTTTGGCTGCGGTTTTATTGGAAGGATGTTTAGCTTCTGGCAGCTTAGCATGGTTAGGCGATGGAGCAAGTCCTGAAAAATATCTGATCATTCTGGAAGCTCTTAAAAAAGTAGAAGGTAAAGGGATTCTTATCTGTAAACCTAGAGAAGATGAAGGGTTGATCAAAGAAAGATTTCAAGAGGCAGAAGCTCAGGGAGTTCTTGCTCTGGGTATGGACATAGACGCTGTGAATTTCAAAACTCTGGTCCAGAAAAAAATCCCTTCTGTCACGAGAGGGGTGGATGCTCTTTCTAAAATACGTTCTTATACAAAACTTCCTTTTATCCTAAAAGGTGTGATGAGTCCGGAAGATGCTATCCTTGCAAAAGAAGCAGGAGCGGATGCGATCGTTGTTTCCAATCATGGTGGCAGAGTGCTGGACGATATGCCTGGGACCGCAAGAGTTCTTCCTATGATCCGCGAGGCATTAGGCCCCGATTTTCCGATCTCCGTGGATGGAGGGGTGAGAAGTGGGGCAGACGTTTTCAAAATGCATGCATTAGGTGCGAACAATGTTCTGGTCGGAAGGCCTATGGCGATTTCTGCTGTGGGCGGAGGGGTGGCTGGAGTCCGTTTTTTAGTAGGCCAATACACGGAAGGTTTGGCACAGGCGATGAATACGGTGGGAGTTTCCAGAATTTCCGAGATTAGGAAAGAATTTATTTTTAGAAAAAAAGAAGAAACTCCTTCTTAA
- a CDS encoding PilZ domain-containing protein, translating to MDRTVKETEALTKILQTLFARLPVSVEIKGRSYPAKIVGIKDNIYLLASLPGKSDGEKTRILFLTHNNHFFHGVFTVVQRNATNGLELLRIQAVKVSEAKRAQGRVELEGGGGEPIILTNIINQLHLRRSLGFIDKIVETILQKHAKKMKETYPDSLIYFSDRMDNRLRIMYNFEQSIFVTNRLERSSGGAGQNFVPIEEYLKLLTLNKIESRFISEISVLIRYKNYTPLGYVQVLSDKPMDTEDYNKITLFAAAISRDVIASGFFQESKERCMAEDISRSGLGFFHPQSIFFSRSFAVGEILLCDVQLNQELRGTYRAVIRNITNTDKMFRIGLQFFNLNSKEEEMLNQFVDSRLGPGEGSQAPESTVQDSGPPSEEESAPEMETVSEEVPDMGFEGEEESV from the coding sequence TTGGATAGGACAGTCAAAGAAACAGAGGCTCTGACTAAAATCCTCCAAACATTGTTTGCGAGATTGCCTGTTTCCGTAGAAATTAAAGGCAGATCCTATCCTGCAAAAATTGTAGGGATCAAAGACAATATTTATCTTCTGGCTTCTTTACCCGGAAAATCGGATGGGGAGAAAACCAGGATCCTATTTCTCACTCATAATAATCATTTTTTCCATGGTGTTTTTACTGTTGTTCAAAGAAATGCGACAAACGGATTGGAATTACTTAGGATCCAGGCTGTAAAAGTCAGCGAGGCAAAACGTGCCCAAGGTAGGGTTGAACTGGAAGGCGGAGGTGGAGAACCTATCATTCTCACCAATATTATCAACCAACTTCATTTAAGACGTTCATTAGGTTTTATTGATAAAATAGTAGAGACAATCCTTCAGAAACATGCCAAAAAAATGAAGGAAACCTATCCTGATTCTTTGATCTATTTTTCGGATAGAATGGATAATAGACTTAGGATCATGTACAATTTCGAACAATCCATCTTTGTTACCAATCGTTTGGAAAGAAGTTCGGGTGGAGCAGGGCAAAATTTTGTTCCAATCGAAGAATATCTAAAACTTCTAACATTGAATAAAATTGAATCCAGATTTATTTCCGAAATTTCAGTTCTAATACGTTATAAAAATTATACTCCGCTTGGTTATGTGCAGGTTCTTTCTGACAAACCTATGGATACGGAAGATTATAATAAGATCACATTATTTGCCGCTGCAATTTCCAGAGATGTGATCGCTTCCGGATTCTTTCAGGAATCCAAGGAAAGATGTATGGCAGAAGACATCAGCAGAAGTGGACTTGGATTTTTCCATCCTCAATCCATTTTTTTCTCCAGAAGTTTTGCAGTGGGTGAAATATTACTCTGCGATGTACAATTGAACCAAGAATTAAGAGGAACTTATCGTGCGGTGATCCGGAATATCACGAACACAGATAAGATGTTCCGCATAGGTTTACAATTTTTTAATTTGAATTCCAAAGAAGAAGAAATGTTAAACCAATTTGTGGATTCCAGATTAGGACCGGGAGAAGGTTCCCAAGCACCGGAATCGACTGTCCAAGATTCAGGTCCTCCTTCTGAAGAGGAATCTGCGCCCGAAATGGAAACAGTTTCGGAAGAAGTGCCTGATATGGGTTTTGAAGGAGAAGAAGAGTCTGTCTAA
- a CDS encoding YggS family pyridoxal phosphate-dependent enzyme, which translates to MGVSENYRSIVKELESLKSVGTPTLIAVSKFQPKEKVQEAISGGVIHFGENRVQEGIEKFSGLGKPEKDFILHHIGPVQSSHIRKYAGLYSFVHGVGSEKILEELKRRMDGDRWKIRYFLQVNLTEEDSKSGFSKEEVLELLRKKETLSSEFCVLEGFMTMGPSSGDPEETRKVFQEIANLRKEFLPQGKLSMGMSGDYRIALEEGSDYLRIGTAIFGERT; encoded by the coding sequence GTGGGTGTCTCTGAAAATTATAGATCTATAGTAAAAGAACTGGAGTCCCTGAAATCTGTAGGAACTCCCACACTCATTGCGGTTTCTAAATTCCAACCTAAAGAAAAAGTACAAGAAGCGATCTCCGGAGGAGTGATCCATTTCGGAGAAAATAGAGTCCAAGAAGGGATAGAAAAATTTTCCGGCTTGGGAAAACCGGAAAAAGATTTTATACTACATCATATAGGTCCCGTTCAATCTTCTCATATCCGAAAGTACGCAGGACTTTATTCATTCGTGCATGGAGTAGGTTCCGAAAAGATCCTGGAAGAATTGAAAAGAAGAATGGATGGGGACCGCTGGAAGATACGTTACTTTCTACAAGTCAATCTAACGGAAGAAGATTCGAAATCCGGATTTTCGAAAGAGGAAGTTTTGGAACTTCTCCGCAAAAAAGAAACTCTTAGTTCAGAGTTCTGTGTGTTAGAAGGATTTATGACCATGGGCCCAAGTTCTGGTGATCCGGAAGAAACACGAAAAGTGTTTCAAGAGATCGCGAACTTACGAAAAGAATTTTTGCCCCAAGGAAAACTATCCATGGGAATGTCAGGCGATTACAGGATTGCATTGGAAGAAGGTAGCGATTATCTTAGGATCGGGACCGCAATATTCGGAGAAAGAACATGA